A region of Solanum dulcamara chromosome 7, daSolDulc1.2, whole genome shotgun sequence DNA encodes the following proteins:
- the LOC129895777 gene encoding transcription factor MYB30-like, whose translation MEEIIIKKGAWSPEEDQKMKDYVMRYGIWNWNLMPKFAGLSRTGKSCRLRWMNYLRPDVKKGPFTLEEREIVIKMYQQLGNRWSAIAERLPGRTDNEVKNFFHTHLKKHLGQKNIDAPVKSRARPIPRRTKKKADKAQEKPILFVDISETWSNKSSLMISPEAGSSILSSSSIITFDQNENFDMEKTVILDSNPAGTTHHHHHSSSDTLSTIDSFVDTTSFWLHLLNDAHRLIV comes from the exons ATGGAGGAGATTATAATTAAGAAGGGGGCATGGTCTCCTGAAGAAGACCAAAAAATGAAAGATTATGTTATGAGATATGGCATTTGGAATTGGAACCTCATGCCCAAATTTGCAG GTCTTTCAAGAACTGGAAAGAGTTGTAGACTTCGATGGATGAATTATCTCCGCCCTGATGTTAAGAAAGGACCTTTTACCCTGGAAGAAAGAGAAATAGTCATCAAAATGTACCAGCAACTTGGAAATAG ATGGTCAGCTATTGCTGAAAGATTGCCAGGAAGAACAGACAACGAAGTTAAAAACTTCTTCCACACACATTTAAAGAAGCATCTTGGACAGAAAAATATTGATGCCCCGGTGAAGTCTAGGGCAAGACCAATACCAAGACGAACGAAGAAAAAGGCGGACAAAGCTCAAGAAAAACCCATATTATTTGTAGATATTTCTGAAACATGGAGCAACAAGAGTAGTTTGATGATATCACCAGAGGCTGGTTCTTCAATATTATCGAGCAGTAGCATTATTACATTCGATCAAAACGAAAATTTTGACATGGAAAAGACGGTTATCTTGGACAGCAATCCCGCTGGAACtactcatcatcatcatcactcATCCTCAGATACTTTGAGTACAATTGATTCATTTGTTGACACCACTTCATTCTGGCTTCATCTACTTAATGATGCCCATCGTCTTATTGTATGA